CCCCGTTCTTTTTTCCAAATAGTTCCAGGTCACTGATGGTCTGCTCATCTGTTCGCAGTAGTTTCATTGCATTATTTTTATCTGATAACTATTTTCTTTTTCTCCTGATCAGGATGATCGAACCCGTCAGCAAGAGAATGCCGGGTAATACCCATATGAGGATTGTCTTTTGAATTTTAGCTGCTTTTTCGGAGATATCCAGCAATATATCCTCCTCTTCTTTTTTTGATAGTCTAACCGGGAAATGATTATCGGTAAGCCAGCTATGGGCGCCTCTTGCAAATCGCAGGTTCGATTCACCCAACCTTAAATTGCTGAGAAAATCAGCACTTCCGCAAACAACGATTCGCTGCTCTTTTTGCCGGATGTTTCGTGTCAGCCGTACTGCTGTTGTGAAAGTGTCCTGCATTCTGTCTCCGGCCCTGGGGTTGAACTGCGGCAGCGTAGAGTCTACAACAAGATCCCCGGCTTTGAGCCATGTTCGTCCCTGCTGCGTTAGAAGTAAAGGACGTATTGTATACGCACCCGGCTGTTGTGTAATGCCTGTAACGGTGGGCATTCCGAAGCCAGGAACGGCTGCTTCAAAAGATAGATTGCGGGCTTCAGCAGTTGTTAATGCTACTACCTTATCGGGCGTTTCATCATACGTGGGTTGAACAAGCTGACCATCGAGTAATTGGACTCCCAGTTGACGCAACAGTGGATTCAATACATATTGTTTACCGGGTTTGCCGAGGATGATCATACGGCCACCATCATCGAGATAATTTCTGATCTTTTCCTGTACTACTGTGCTCAGTTCCATTACCGGATCAGGCAACACAAGTGTGGCCATATCTTTTGGAATATTTTGTATGTTCAGATTTAGCGTGTCTACATCCAATCCCATGTTTACAATGGAACCACGCACACTTTTGTCGGCGAGTTTGAAAAAGCCCCGTTCTCCCATTTTACGGATATCACGCTCCAGTTCGCCATTGAGAAAATACACTTTCGAAATTTTTTCGGGCTCTTGTAATCGCTTCAATACCGATGCAATAATGTATAAATCGGGCCAGCACGTAGGATCATCCAGTGTTCGTAAAAATTCAGTGCGACCTTTGTATTTTAATTGCATTACCATACGATTGCCTTCTGGCCGCAGGTCAATGAGTTTACGGATGGCAGCCGGCGATTTGAACAGCTTGAAGTCGATATCCAGTTTCTCCCGTTCTGCTACCCTGGCTGCAATCTCGTCTACGGATTTACCAGGGTATTTGTGAAACCAGCTGCTATCGGCTGTTGCGGGATCAATATCATAGAAATATTCATAGTTGAATTGAATGTCTGGTTTAAAACGCAGGATCGGATCCCACAACTGGGTAAGGTAATCAGGGTTGCGCGCCTGCGGAAATCCGCGTGGTACTCTTGAAGTGGTGCTTAACAAGTTGGTATAAAGTGTTACTTCGAGTGAACTGTCTTCCATTTTTTTAAGCATATTCCGCAGTTCAATAGGAATAGTATTGCTTTCGGGAGCAGTGGTGTCCCAATAACCGTTCAATATGGGCCGGGAACTTGTATAACCTGCCATCAGGGCGATCATCATTACCAGCATATATCTGCCGAAAGGAATATACCAGGGTTTGGATTCCCGTTCAGATCGTAGTTTGATGATGGTAAAGCACACGAACATAGCAGCTATCACCAGGAAATAAACGATGTCCCTGGTTTCTACGAGGCCAAGCATCATTTTTTGTGTGCGGTTTTGCAGGGAAAGGAACCAGGTCAGGTCTCTGATAAGATCATATTTCTGCCAGAGCAATCCGATTTTGTCCAGTAAAAACAGCGTGATGAAAACTCCCAATGCTGCAATGATGGAATGGGTTGAAAGAGCAGACATCAAAAGCCCGATAGAAGAATAGGCACATACCAGCAGGTAGAAACCCAGTATACCGGAAATGAAAAGACCTCTGTCTTCATCACGGATATTGAAAGCGCCAATGATCATCAGTAAACAGATGACTGCTACCAGCATTAGCAGATAAAGGATCATCCCAAGGTATTTTCCCAGTACTATTTGCCGGATCGCTGCGGGGGAAGAACTTAGTAGTCTCATCGTTCCTGATTTTCTTTCACGACTGATCAATCCCATGGTGAGCAAGGGGATGAAGAGGTACAAATAGGAAACTGCATTTTGATAAACACGTTCAAAAAGCCGGGAGGTTAAAAACCCCGGATGCCAGTGCCAGGCCGGGTTGCTGTTGTTAATCATGATCTCCTGGTAATTAGCCATCTGATGCAACGGGGAGGCATAAGCGATAGTATTGAATATGAAAAAAACGATCAGGGCACACCAGGCGATGGGCGAGTAAAAGAGATAGCGCAATTCGTTCTTTGCGATGGTAAGAATCAGGCGCATGTAATGTATTTTTATCAGGAATAATTTTTCGAAATGTGTTTGCTGTTGCGGGAATGGCGCCAGGCTTATTTTCTTTTTCGCCGGATCAATAAAATGATACCAAGTAGTAGGATCAGTGAAGGAATTACAAAGATATAGAGCAGTTTTTCCAACCGGGTCCAGCCGGGCGTCATGGTAAGCCAGTTATCCTGTGCTACAGGAAAGGTCAGATAAACAGGATAACGGTTATCGCTGAGCCAATAGAAAACGGAACGGATCATCGTAAAACCGCGCCCTGTGTTTGCCCTTAATTTACCTGCCAGATCAGCATCTCCCATCACTACAATACGCTGTTCTTTACCATTGACCAACCGGCTCAACCGGATCCCCAACGGGTAACTGCTTTCTTTCAGATCCCCCTCTTCAGGATTGAACAGCGGAGCAGTTGAGTCCGTTACCAGCTTTCCCATTTTCTGCCAAACCTTTTCAGGTTGTGTCATTAACAAGGGGAATATACTAAAGCCGCTATCGCTGTGATAGGTAATGCGGCTAACCTTCTCCGTCATATCGAAAATGGTGTCTCCTTCGGGCAACTGATTGTTGTTTATTGCCAGAAAATTGGTATATAATTGGTTGAGTCCTTCCGGCCCCAGCTTGTATGCTTCAGGAGCTTTGTAATATTTTATTTTGTCGGGTGTTTCGTGAAAGCTTGGCTGCACCAATTGACCAGGCATCAATTGCACACCAAGCTGCTGCAGCAATGGATTCAGAACCTGTTGTTTGCCCGGTTCACCAAGAATGAACAGATTGCCTCCTTTACGAATGTAGTGGTTCAACTTCTCCATCACAACCGGCTGCAGGTCTACTTTAGGGTCTGCGAGTACCAATGTGGTCATGTCTTCTGGTATCCCTTGTGTGGAAAGGTTCAATGTATCCATATCGAATCCGAGGGGATACAATGAATTCATCCAGGCATATTCACGCTCTCCGAATTTGAGGATGCTCCGTTCGAGCTGACCGGTAATAAATCCCAGTCTTGGCATTTTATTACCGGTGAGACGATTGAAAGCCGCATTGAAAGCCGGTTCACTGGCAGACTGGGTATTGGCAAAAAGAGGAGGCCCCGTCTGATACGGAAAGTAATTGATGAACACAGAGCGTCCCTTCCAGCTTAACTTTGTTCCGAGGCGATAGTTCAGTGAATCGAGATCTACTATCTTTTTTACTTCTTCTGGTCCCATAAAGAGCGCCGAGTCTACATATTGTGTACGCGCTACGAGCCCTGCAATTTGTTTCAGTGTCTTACCCGGAAAAGTGTAGAACAAGGTACTGTCGCCCGGACGCACGGCGTAGTAGTATACATATTTGAACCGGATATCTGGTTTAAATCGCCGGTAAGGTTCCCACAGATCCATATACCTATTGATGTTCTGAGGATAGCCAATATTGTAGTACTCTTCACTGCTATGGAAAAGATTGGTATACAGGGTTACTTCCAGGGGGCCATCTCCAAAGGCTTTCAGTTGCTGCTGTGTGATGGGATGAAGGGTATTGATATCTCTTGCTGAAGCATCGAGGTAGACTACTGCGGACTGGCGCGAAGACAGATAACCAACAGTCAAAGTAAGTGTGATAACCGCCAGGTATTTTCCTGCCTTCTGGTACCATGCTCCGGACTGCATTTTGCCTTTCAGTATCAATAAGGTGAAAGACATGAACATCATGATAATCGACAGGTAGTAAATGATATCCTTCGTTGTAATTAAACCTTTCAGCAACCTTCCGCTACGATTCTTCAGACTTAAAAAATAAGTGAGGTCTCTTACAAAAGCATGCTCCTGCCATAACTCATGAACATTCGCCAGAATGGTCAGAATAACAAAACTGATAATGGCAGACACGATCGGGTATCGGGTAAGGCTCGATGTAAAAAAGCCGATTGCAGCGTAAGTAGAAAGCAGCAGCCATACACCCAAAGCTGCCGACAACATCAATCCATAGTCAACAGATTTGATGTCGAAAGCAGCGGTTATTAAAAACACGGACAGTATCAATAAGAACAACAAATTGAAAAGACAAATGCCGAGGTATTTTCCCAATACGAGCTGGCGCATCCGCAAGGGAGAAGAATACAACAACTTGAATGTACCGTTATTGAATTCCCTGCTGATCACACTCATGGTGAGTAATGGAATGAACAGGTACAGGTATTTAAGTACATCCGCGATCATACCTGATGTCGGATGTGTGATGAACCCTTCTGTAAGTGATACATTCCTGAGATGGACCAGCCAGGGTTTTTCCTGAAATATATTGTACATCCTTGGCCCCATCTGATACACACGGCCCACGTAGTAAAACGCGCAAAGGAGCCAAAATATGACCAATAGAAACCAGGCCACCGGTGTATAGAACAGGTTTCTCAACTCATTCTTTGCTATTCTGAAAATCAGTTTCATCCGAATCCTTTTAAGAGTTTTTGTTGACCGGAATTTCACATGAACAGGCACCCGTTTGAGAAAACCGGCTATTCATGTGAACACAAAAGATCACCTGTCCGTCTCCGTTGGTAAGACAGTAATTTTGTGTTTCATTAAATCTATTATTGGGAAACTATCGTCCTGCAGTACTGGACAAATGCTTGAACACTTCATCAAGCACGCCCTTTTCGGGATTGATTTCCCTCAGGCGCCAGTCACCGGCCACACTGGCGGTGATCAGTTGGTTGGTAACATCTTCTTCGCTGCCTTCAAAATGGATCCTTACCTGTTTGTCGGAAACAAATTCCACCCGTATTACTCCCTTGATGGCTTCCAGTGTTGAAGCCGCAGGCGGATTATCAACCTTCATCAGTACAGAACTGGTTTGTGCATAATTATTGAATGCATCCATCGTATCCGAAAAAACAATCCTGCCTCCTTCGATCATGATCACTTCCCTGCAAAGAAGATTTACTTCAGAAAGCACATGTGAAGAGAATAGTACGGTATGCTCTTCCGCTATTTCCCGGATCAGTTTTCTGACCTCGATCATTTGATTTGGATCGAGGCCATTGGTTGGTTCATCCATCACCACCAGTCTGGGCTTATGGATAATGGCCTGCGCAATGCCCACACGCTGCCTGTAACCGCCTGACAAATTCTTGATCAGTCTCGAACTGAAATGTGCTATGCCACAACGCTCCTTCACTTCATCAACAGCTGCTTTCATCTTAGTTTTATCCATCAGCCGCAACGCTGCACAGTATACCAGGTATTCATCTATAGTAAGATCGGTATACAATGGAGCGGTCTGTGGTAAGAAACCAATTTGTTTTTTTGCTTCGAGCGGATGTTTTCTTACATCGATCTCATTGATATAAACACTTCCTTCCGTTTGGTTCAGTGAGCCGCAGATGATATTCATCGTAGTAGATTTACCGGCTCCGTTTGATCCGAGGAGGCCGATAATACCGGAATCTGCAATTTCAATATTGATATCGCGGATGGCCCAGCTGGTACTATATTTATGCGACAGGTTTTCGGTTTTAAGTATCATTTTGCTAGGTATAATTAATTATTCGTTGTTGCTCTTCAGTGAACGATGTAATATGGGTTGATGAGATTTCATAAACATTTTCCTCTGTACTATCAAGATCCTTTATCACGCTTTTGGTATTACTTGCATTCGCACAAAAAATAGCAAACCCGAAAAAAAACAGGAATAAACTTACAGCACTTAGCTGTGCTTTAAAAAAACGCTGCGCCCTTGTCAGATGTACTCTAACGGTATTACAGGAGATATTCAGTTTGCCGGCAATTTCAGCGCGGCTCAATCCTCCTTCCCTGCTCAGCCAGAATACTTTTTTTTGCATTTGGGGAAGACGAGTGAATATAAGTTCCAACTGACACTGTTGTTCCTTGCTGATCATCCGGTTATCTGCAGCAGGTATACATACTGGTTTGCTGCCAGCAGTAAGATCTTGCAGCGCCCTGGTTCTTCGGGATTCTTTATGCAGGTACTTATAGGCAGCATGAACAGCAACACGGTATAACCAACCACCGGGATTTTCACAAGCAAGCGTTTCGCGCCTGGACCATAACTTCAGGAAAGTATCCTGTAATATATCTTCCGCCACATAGCGGCATTTGGTGATACCGGATATAACGGTCAATAAATCTGGCGTATACAGGGTCACCAGTTCGTTGAATGCTTTTTCTTCAGCATGCAGGATGGAATAATTTTCATAGGGGGTATAGCTGGTAATCATCGATGAGCAACAATTTAGGTGAAGAGTTCACTGGTTCACTTCAATCAGCAAACCTGAACCCGATTGTTTTTAACAATGTGCGGGCAGCCCTGAATTTTTGCAGTATGAGTGGGTAAGTTGTATAATCAGCATCGAAAGCTGCGGTGGTGTCATAGGTAAAAGCGGCTTCCAGAAAGGTAAGCAGGTCGTCTTGTGCATACGGCATGATTTTTCTGTTCATCAGGCTCAATGAATAGCTGGCTGGTATAAAACCATACTCTTGTGGTACAATAGTGCCGCCGGGAGAAATGACATTATATCGCTCTCCATAAATTCTCTGGCCCGGAAAGCTATTTATGGTTATACCGTAGAAGTTTGATTTTATCTGTGTAAGATGTTCAAGCAGCAATTTTTTGGAAGCCATTTTCGCCAAAATAGAAGCAACATAATTTTTTCTGCCTGCTTCCGTCATTGTATCAGGATTGACCAGTGGTATAATGAAAGTGTTCAAAGCAGGGTAAGGTTTATCGGCAATGGAAGAAAAGCCAGCATTATCACTGCCGGGAATTCCTCTTATTTGCAGGGTTTTTACCAACAAAATACTATGTACCGGAATACCAGCGGGAACCTGAAGCAGCACTTCTGCTTTCAGCAGCGGTAATACCGGCAACACCCATTCCTTCTCAGCAATCAGTTGATAGGAAAGTCCATTTTGCCTGCCCAGCAGCGTATAATTTGTTGCCAGCTTATGGTAGAAATAAACTGGAATACCTGCACTATCACCTACATGCTCACGCGCAATCGTATCGTTGTAAAAAACCGGCACGCTTGTTTCCTGGTAAAATTTGAAAATAGCATGATCCACGGGGTCGGAAGGATTGTCTTTTACCACCAGGTAATTTTTATCGGGATCCCCTGGTTGCAGTGGTGCTTCTTTTTTACAAGACACCACACTCAATACCAACAGGAAAAACAAGCTGCTGATGATTTGAATTTTGTTGACTGCCATCATAAATGATGTTTTGGGTTTGCAATTGTATTGTTGATCTTATGGAATCAACGGCCGGTCTGGCCGGGGTTCATTGGTAATATTTCCTTTGTTGAATTCGATTTCTTTATCCAGTATGGGAAGTACATATGCTGCTGGTTCTTCTGCATAGGGTTTCAATTCATAATAACCTTCTACGTAACGTCCCGAAGCATCATACGCAAAAGACCGATGACGGATTGCTTTTCCAAAGGGATACTTACTATTGACGCCATAGCGCCGCAGGTCGAACCAGCGATGTTGTTCAAAACAAAACTCCCGGCGACGTTCATCCCTGATGAAGTGTACCAGTTCG
This portion of the Pseudobacter ginsenosidimutans genome encodes:
- a CDS encoding Gldg family protein, with product MRLILTIAKNELRYLFYSPIAWCALIVFFIFNTIAYASPLHQMANYQEIMINNSNPAWHWHPGFLTSRLFERVYQNAVSYLYLFIPLLTMGLISRERKSGTMRLLSSSPAAIRQIVLGKYLGMILYLLMLVAVICLLMIIGAFNIRDEDRGLFISGILGFYLLVCAYSSIGLLMSALSTHSIIAALGVFITLFLLDKIGLLWQKYDLIRDLTWFLSLQNRTQKMMLGLVETRDIVYFLVIAAMFVCFTIIKLRSERESKPWYIPFGRYMLVMMIALMAGYTSSRPILNGYWDTTAPESNTIPIELRNMLKKMEDSSLEVTLYTNLLSTTSRVPRGFPQARNPDYLTQLWDPILRFKPDIQFNYEYFYDIDPATADSSWFHKYPGKSVDEIAARVAEREKLDIDFKLFKSPAAIRKLIDLRPEGNRMVMQLKYKGRTEFLRTLDDPTCWPDLYIIASVLKRLQEPEKISKVYFLNGELERDIRKMGERGFFKLADKSVRGSIVNMGLDVDTLNLNIQNIPKDMATLVLPDPVMELSTVVQEKIRNYLDDGGRMIILGKPGKQYVLNPLLRQLGVQLLDGQLVQPTYDETPDKVVALTTAEARNLSFEAAVPGFGMPTVTGITQQPGAYTIRPLLLTQQGRTWLKAGDLVVDSTLPQFNPRAGDRMQDTFTTAVRLTRNIRQKEQRIVVCGSADFLSNLRLGESNLRFARGAHSWLTDNHFPVRLSKKEEEDILLDISEKAAKIQKTILIWVLPGILLLTGSIILIRRKRK
- a CDS encoding Gldg family protein; translated protein: MKLIFRIAKNELRNLFYTPVAWFLLVIFWLLCAFYYVGRVYQMGPRMYNIFQEKPWLVHLRNVSLTEGFITHPTSGMIADVLKYLYLFIPLLTMSVISREFNNGTFKLLYSSPLRMRQLVLGKYLGICLFNLLFLLILSVFLITAAFDIKSVDYGLMLSAALGVWLLLSTYAAIGFFTSSLTRYPIVSAIISFVILTILANVHELWQEHAFVRDLTYFLSLKNRSGRLLKGLITTKDIIYYLSIIMMFMSFTLLILKGKMQSGAWYQKAGKYLAVITLTLTVGYLSSRQSAVVYLDASARDINTLHPITQQQLKAFGDGPLEVTLYTNLFHSSEEYYNIGYPQNINRYMDLWEPYRRFKPDIRFKYVYYYAVRPGDSTLFYTFPGKTLKQIAGLVARTQYVDSALFMGPEEVKKIVDLDSLNYRLGTKLSWKGRSVFINYFPYQTGPPLFANTQSASEPAFNAAFNRLTGNKMPRLGFITGQLERSILKFGEREYAWMNSLYPLGFDMDTLNLSTQGIPEDMTTLVLADPKVDLQPVVMEKLNHYIRKGGNLFILGEPGKQQVLNPLLQQLGVQLMPGQLVQPSFHETPDKIKYYKAPEAYKLGPEGLNQLYTNFLAINNNQLPEGDTIFDMTEKVSRITYHSDSGFSIFPLLMTQPEKVWQKMGKLVTDSTAPLFNPEEGDLKESSYPLGIRLSRLVNGKEQRIVVMGDADLAGKLRANTGRGFTMIRSVFYWLSDNRYPVYLTFPVAQDNWLTMTPGWTRLEKLLYIFVIPSLILLLGIILLIRRKRK
- a CDS encoding ABC transporter ATP-binding protein, which codes for MILKTENLSHKYSTSWAIRDINIEIADSGIIGLLGSNGAGKSTTMNIICGSLNQTEGSVYINEIDVRKHPLEAKKQIGFLPQTAPLYTDLTIDEYLVYCAALRLMDKTKMKAAVDEVKERCGIAHFSSRLIKNLSGGYRQRVGIAQAIIHKPRLVVMDEPTNGLDPNQMIEVRKLIREIAEEHTVLFSSHVLSEVNLLCREVIMIEGGRIVFSDTMDAFNNYAQTSSVLMKVDNPPAASTLEAIKGVIRVEFVSDKQVRIHFEGSEEDVTNQLITASVAGDWRLREINPEKGVLDEVFKHLSSTAGR
- a CDS encoding RNA polymerase sigma factor — protein: MITSYTPYENYSILHAEEKAFNELVTLYTPDLLTVISGITKCRYVAEDILQDTFLKLWSRRETLACENPGGWLYRVAVHAAYKYLHKESRRTRALQDLTAGSKPVCIPAADNRMISKEQQCQLELIFTRLPQMQKKVFWLSREGGLSRAEIAGKLNISCNTVRVHLTRAQRFFKAQLSAVSLFLFFFGFAIFCANASNTKSVIKDLDSTEENVYEISSTHITSFTEEQQRIINYT